AGTGcataattcaaatttaaatgCGATCTCAACAAGCCCACGAAAGTGTCATTGGCAGAGGCATTGTCCAAAGTAATAGAAAATAATCTTCCCTCAATACCCCACTCAGCTAACAAAGAGGTAATCTTATTGCACAATGCCACACCGGTATGTGGAGGTGGCATCAGGGAGAAATTCAGAATCCTCTTTTGCAAAATCCAATTTTTGTCAATAAAATGTGCAGTCAAAGAGAGATACCCATCAGTAGCAATCGAGGTCCACAAATCAGATGTCAAACAAATCCTACCACTAGCTTCCTCAAGCAAGCATTTAATCCGTGACTTCTCTTTCTTATAAACTTTCAACACATCAGCCCTTGCAGTGTTTCGAGATATAACAGAGACCGACTCACGCAAATATGAGAACACAGATCTAATTCCAGCATACTCCACGAAGGCAAGAGGCAGATCATGCATAATCATGGCAGCAATCAATAACTCACGAAAGCGTTCAGGATCAAATGTAGCATTTCTCAAAGAAATATCATGGTTCATGAGCAACTGACCAACATCTCGTGTATCCTTACGAACGCATTTTTCACTATGCCTTTTCAGATTTCCAGTCCCATATTGACTATCAGAAATAAAAATAGCGCCGCACTTCTTGCACTTACAACGACTCTTACCATCAATCGTCTTTTCTGCCAACCTCTCATAAAAGTGCCACACAGGTGAGGTAAGCCTTCTTTTTCGCTTGCCCGTCGATGTCCCTGCCTGAGCTCCTGTTACAGTGTCTTTGATCTCATCTCCAATGAGCTCAAttacatcatcatcttcatttATTGTGAATAAAGGATTTTCCTTCCCAGAGGATTCCAGGTTCACCTCCAAATTATTTTCTGAACTCATCTCTAAATAAAATAGACAATGAGAAATCGGTTAAtgcaaatggaaaaagaacacgcaaattaaattgcaaaaGTATGGTGACAAGATATGACAAGATAGCCAGCATAAAGTGCATAAAGTATGTTTCAGGCAACTATCCAATGTATATTTAAGAAAGttcattgttaaagaagtcCTCTCCCAATCAACAGTGCCTCCAACGGGAAAGCTCAGTACTTTAAGTTATCATATACTAATTTCACCTAGAATTTCTACCTTGTCTCAGCATTGCCACTGAGTATTGGGATTAACCACATTATGAGCGCCATTCATAGTGGCTGAATATTCAGTAAGACAGACAAAGAGAGACCTCCCACTCATGTACAATTGCTCAAATGAAACTGGAAACATCCTGCATTCCTTTCTTCAGGCAATTTCAGTCACACTAACCGAAAAATAACATCACCAAAATGCATTCAAAATCATAAGAGCAGAGGAGGACAGCAGCAACAGCTCGAATGTCAACGATGAGAatagaaatgaaaataaagttaCAAGAACTGACCGGATCAAATGATGAATCACTGCCACCATCGCTGTGTCCAACAGATTACAGTAACCAAGGCTGGGATCCACTGATTGCGGCAAAGAAATGAAGGATCAGCAGAGATAAGAACAATTTCCTTGAGCAGAACAGGAAGAAACCGAAGTTAGATCAGAAGAAAAGGCCAGCGGCAGTGATGATAGTGACGATCAAGACTTGAGAGCAAGGGGCGCGTCACGGTGGAGCGATGGAGGCTTCTTCAGTTCTTCTGCTGACAGTGACAGAGGTGGAGGCGGAACGGGAACTTCCCAAGCAAGCAGCGCAGTAGCAGgaggaattttaaaattagggtTAGTGGAAGGGTATATTGGTAAATTCGATTAGATAAACGGGTTAACGGATTACACgattaaataacacgattaaacacgtttaaataaacaggtttaatcgtgtctaaTCGGGTTATGCGAGTTCAACCCGTTAAGACACGTTTAttaatcgtgtctaaacgggttgaacccgtttagaccgaaTATCAAAAAACCTCAACCCGAACCCGTTTAACTTCGTGTCGTATCCatgtcgtgttatcgtgtcgtgtcaaATATTGCCGGCCCTAATATAATTGTAGGAAAAGtcaaagttgaattgttcaactttaattaatcctactattttaataaatttcgggtgtcgcatcggtgtttctttcgagtgttggccgctagcatcgctgatctcgaagactcgttgacaaagtcggtgtggataccggtagaggcgtcacgcgtgggacgctcgatcgacaattttaaatattccaggtacgcttttatttactcttattcttctagtaggtcttggaattagtttcacgggtatgaaattttgaatttatgttccttttacgcttccgttggccccgtgaaactagcaatttaGGCACATGAATCATCAGATTGTGCATTGTGATCTTTGTCCCATTTTAGTCAGCTGTAAGAGTTGTACAAACTCAATGTTTTCATCCTTTTCAAACAGTCCTTCAGGGACTCTATCTAGCCCACTAAGTCAGGTTTGTCTGTAGAATTTCTTCTGATTAGTGACTATGCTGCTGATTTTGTTGTTCCGCCTTAtctctttgaatttttttcttgtgtAGATATGGATAAGTATCTTATAAAGAAGAAATTAACCACAGAAGAAACATTAACGACTGGAGCAAATAATGGCGTCTCAAAAAGAAGACATGTGGAAATCAATTTGGAAGATCTCCCTTCGGATCCTGGgcttaggaaaaaaaatttcgattATCATCCTAATGATCGTAATAGAATTAGAATGCATTATTTGCAACAAGATCCATGTCAACCGAAAGGACGCGATTTTCCTCAAAAGAAATTCGGAAATATATTCCGGCGCTTTATTCCAAAATGGTTTGAGGAGCATAAAAATTAGCTATGATATAGTATTGTGAAAGATGCCTCCTTTTATTTGTGTTGCTATCTTTATAGGCCGGACATTGGAGTGCAAGCAAGTGGTGAAGTATTTGTGTCGGAAGGATATACAAattggaagaaaaaagaaacattcAATGAGCTTGTTGGAGGTCCGAATAGTGCTCATAACAAAGCTTGGAGAAGATGTGAAGATTTGATTAATCAACAACAACAAATCAAATTTGCTTTTGAGAAGCAATCAGAACCAGCACGTAAAGATTATCGGCTTCGTCTGACTGCTTCACTTGACTGCATTCGTTTTCTTCTATCTCAAGGCTTGGCATTTCATGGCCGCAATGAAGCAAAAGAGTCTCATAATCAAAGCAGCTTTCTTCAGCTCCTCTATTTTCTTGCTAGTCACAATGACGCTATAAAAAATGTTGTCTTGAATAATGCTCCAGGAAATATGAAAATGATATCCCCTGATATTCAGAATGATCTTATCCGTGCTTGCGCTATGGAGACCACTAATGTTATTCTCCATGAGCTAGGGGATGAATTCTTTGCTATTTTACTTGATGAATCTCGTGATGTTTCGGTCAAGGAACAAATGGCGGTTGCTCTAAGATTAGTTAATTCGGAAGGGTATGTTGTTGAGCGTTTTCTTGGCATTGTTCATGTTAGTGACACTACTGCTTCCTCACTAAAAGTGGCTATTCAGCTTCTTTTTCTGAAGCATAATTTGAGCTTGTCTAAAGTGCGGGGGCAAGGCTATGATGGGGCAAGTAATATGCGAAGGGAATTTAATGGACTCAAACCTTTGATCATGCAAGAGAATTCTTCTGCTTATTATGTTCATTGTTTTGCTCATCAACTTCAACTAGCTCTTGTTGCCGTGGCaaaaaagaaaccacaagttGCTACATTTTCAACTCGGTGACTATTATAACTACTCATGCAAGCATAAAGATCTTCTTTGAGAGAAGCAACAAAACAGAGTCTTGGAAGCATTTGAAATTGGTGAATGCTCAATGGGTAAGGGTTCAAATCAAGAGAGAAGTCTTCAAAGAGGAGGTGATACACGTTGGGGATCTCATTATCGGTCATTGATAAGTTTGGTTGTCATGTTCTCATCGGTTATGGAAGTTCTCCAAATCATTGAGAAAGATGGCTCGACTGTAGATCAAAGGGGTGAAGCATTTTCCTTATTGAGTATTATGCCAACTTTTGAATTTGTGTTCATCTTGCACTTGATGAAAACTATTTTGGGAATCACGAATGAGTTGTCTCTAGCATTACAAAGGAAAGATCAAGATATTGTGAATGCTATGGTTTTGAATGAAGTGGCAAAGCAACGTTTGCAAGATATGCGGGGTGAAGGATGAGACTCTTTGATGAGTGaactatttatattttctgatAGAAATGACATTGATATCATAAATatgaatgaaatatatgtgGCTCCAGGACGATCGCGACGGAAAGGTGAAGCCTTGACAAACTTGAGTTATTTCCGTTTTGAGCTTTTTAATAGTGTGATTGATTGGCAACTTCAAGAACTCAACAGCCGCTTTCAATGAGGTAAACACAAATTTGCTTCTTTGTGtggcttgcttaagcccaaaTGATTCGTTTGCCTCTTTTGATAAGTCCAAATTGATTCAACTTGCTCGTTTTTATCCTTCGGAGTTCTCTGAGGTTGATATTCAGTTGCTTGACAATCAACTTGAAACTTACATTCTTGATATGAGATCTCATGAAGAGTTCTTAAACCTAAAAAGTATCGGAGATCTTTATCAGAAGTTGGTTGCCACAAGAAGGCATATTGTCTATCAACTGATTTACTTACTTATGAAGTTGGCGTTGATATTACCAATTGCTACTGCATCGGTGGAGAGAATTTTTTCAACGATGAAAATTGTGAAGAACCGCCTCCGTGATAAGATGGGAGACTCTTGGATGAACGATTGTTTGATTACTTATATTGATAAAgatattttttgtaatattgacAATGAAAGAATCTTAAATAGCTTTCAGGTTATGAGGTCTAGAAATGGacatttgtaattatttagtttttaattCAATGAACTTCATATATCTTTATCGTTAATATACATTTGATATAGTTTCATATATAAGTCTATTTTCGTTTTATAttttgccccccccccccccccccccccgagtTAAATTCCTGGCTTCGCCCTTGCATCTAAGTGGAGTTCAGGTGAGCATAATTAATGGAAGATAGTTTGGATTTAGGAAGATAGTCTGGACTTTGTATAAATGTGAGATCAAGTTTAtttagcaaaaataaaaaaaggtgaGATCAAGATGGATTTAATTTTCCTAATGGGTTGGCACTGGCTGCTAGCACATTCATCTATGCATTTATTTGCTCGATGGACATTGCAAGGTCTAAAGATTTTAGCCGGGATAGTAAATATTAGGCTTTAATGAAAGATTTTAATATTGATAAGGAAGTCAAGGAGCTTAAAGCAATGGGTAGGGATGTTCCATGGGACAAGATAATTTTGATGAATTTGTCAACTCTATTTTTTGTAGGAAATCATCCTTTTATCGGGAGCTATTACACTTGGAGGTCCAACAATATCACAACTCTTTCCAAATTTACAAGACTACAGGTACAAAACACGTAAATAACATAAATTGACATAGGTATCTCATTTGCTTATTCGTCTGttattattatgtatattagttttaaatatgggtattatttttattcttatcaGAATTGATTTTCATTAAGTTACGAAACAACATATGCAACATTTGTCTTGATGCATGCTCTAAATGTAGACATAGGAACATAGAATGTCAAGTTGTCAACTCAAAAAGGGTATCACAATATTGGAAGCAATTTCTACGAAAGCATTGAGACAATATAGCTCCATCTGCTTGTACTTATCATATGTCAATACTGTAACACAAAGCTTTTCCACCATGAAACGACAGTATTATGTTGCGTAAAcggtgaatttttttttccacataTGACATGCTCAATTTACTTCTAGACCATTCCTCATTGGGCACAAAATATTTACTCTTACAAATCACGTCTTTTCATTCACTTTTATGGGTGTACATGTAAATGAGGCTTTGCTTATTGAAAGTAAATGAATATATAGTTTTCATGCAAAAGGTGCAACATATCACCAAATTGGAGAtcttttacccaaaaaaatgaaaagccTAGATACCTACAACTTTCATTTACGATATTGAGCATGACATCGAGAACCGTGTGTCAGAACATCAGAATTTTTGACATCTGAATTGTGGAAAGCATTACAagcatattaaataaatataatttgtttGTCCACAGTTCCATTAATTGTCTCGCTTACCCATATTTGCCAGTGTCTTTTAATTATaagggaaaaagacaaaaaccccCTTGTGCTTTGGGGTTATGACAAATCACACCATATTCTTTCGTTTGGAACAAATCGCACCATGTTCTTTACTCCGTCAGACATAGGGGTTACGacatcaaattatttttcattttcagtcctcaatctttagccttttaatcattttggttataaatcttttttttatcattcctatcctaaactttccattttgtttcattttagtcctaaacGAAAATCGAAAGGGGAGGAAGGGCGCCAATCGGcaaccccgacccctccaccgaggtcgccaACGCCCACAAAGGACATCGCCGACCTTGGTGGAGGAGTCGGGATCGCCAATTGGAGGCTCCGAACCCTGAATCGACCAGGGACAAGTCGGAGGTCCCCAATCGATTTGGGGTTCGGGGCCGCCAATCGACGACCCCGatccctccaccgaggtcgccggCGCCTACAAAGGACGCTCgtgacctcggtggaggggtcggggtggCTGATTGGCGGCCCCAACCCCTCCTCCCCTTTCGATTTTCgtttaggactaaaatgaaacaaaatagaaagtttaggataggaatgataaaagaaaaagatttagaaccaaaatgattaaaatgctaaagattgaggattgaaaatgaaaaataatttgacgCCATAACCCCTATGTTTGACGGAGCAAAAAACATGGTGCAATTTGTCCCAAATAAAAGAACATGGTGCGTTTTGTTTCAATCCTAAAGCACAATGGgagtttttgtctttttccctaattaTAAAGAAGTAGTTGCAGCAAttgttataaataaaataaagaagcAATTGCAACAATTGTTAGTGGAAGACATTTTATCATACAAACAAGTTCAAGACCCTTAATGGCGATTCTAGACACAGTTGGCTATTATCATCCACAATATCCTCTACTTTTTTCATGTACAGTGTAtagttaatatatttataccAGCTGTAATAGAAGGAGGATTATGATGTCCTGAATTTTACGTTTATATTTTTCAggtaaaattgcataaaatcaCCTTCAATTACGTTACCACTTATCGTTATATTAACATGCACTGCACTTTTATTGATAAATAATTGCATATTTGTAAACGAACCATCCATCCTACCCATAAGTGGTCAATTGTGAAGCAACACCTAGCAGACAACTAAGTTAAACTCGGAAGCACAAAACCTTTGGCGGCCACTTTACAAAGAAAGTCAAGTAACACGTATACTCGTGAGCAATTCCGCTTTCGTAGTTTTGGTCAATGAGCATGAAAGTAAGGGTAAAAAGGACAAGTTGATTAGAGATTTATGTGTTACTCTATCTCATGTCCCTCATATGTTGAGTGATAAGGGCACATTatacttatattttattgtacaattcatgttaaattattattaattttatagaaattataagaagttgatgcttaattatgtgtaatttgatattgtaggtctttgagaacttagatggaattacaagcaatattgaggagttttgcgcaatttggagccaacctatatctttcggaaatctttttttgttttggatataaatactTCTTATAACAAGTTTAGGAAACCCTggggggagccatctttcaccattcttttaacctagagagtttttggagaTAGTATTGTCTGAAACCGTCACCtagatcaattgatttgaagcgaagaattgtggaagagacTATTCCTTAAAGaaattgttgggtttttgttttaggattcaatatcttgagtttaccGCTGAgtatgaattctattgcaatgactcctttgaattataattgtgttttcaatgCCATGACGTTCTAAGCTTCTcttgtgggaatatgatgaaaccctaggtagctaatatgatgattgtcgccatgttataggattaatagatgtgttaatgattcatgattgcaattcctataatttcaattttaattcttaattggttataattgttagaaacactattgatacgggagttgatatagggtttgttaggaattcttgattagactaattagttaaatgcggaagctgcgttaattagtttaattagagattatctaggaattaatgcaatgtttctagttagttattcgctaagacattagggataattaatttagggcatagacaatcatagcattggaaggtgtatgattataatttagagtccactattagttagagatgcgggagctgattaattaattaggggtttaaaactttaattttaaaggcttgataaactcacttgaataacCACATAGCACATAGCtattaatctatataacatgatggcaatctgattagtgaaactagggtggattatgtttttcccacttacaattgatatattttcatacaattctctttctgctctttgtgacgatttaggttgattagtagttaattagttaattctctcaatttgattgcctagataataatagaatctaatataggtttaatacttaattaatcctcgTGGGATTgacactctattcatcactatattacttgatcaGACTCAATGCACTTGCCGGTAGAATTCGCgcttatctttatatatattcacagtGGATCATTGAGCCTTGAGCCCGATCCTTTGGACCGTGACTCGGAACCATTTGTAAAGGTGGACCCCACCGATTGATATGGGCATTACCCGAAGTTGTTTGGCTTCGGCACAATGAAAAAGTCTATTGGGCCTTTTCTCAAGAAGAGAGCATCGAGGTTGCGTGGAACCGGGTCAAGATGAGGAGCTTGAATAGGACCCAGCAATGATCGACTGCCTTCACTCAGAGGTCCGACACCTGAGAAGGACAAGACCATTGTTGCCCTCTATCATGTCTGGAGGGAACCGGAAAAGAACACTCTTAACTTCACTACCGAGCATGCACTTTAGAGAAACAAGAAGAGTATAGGAAGAACACGAGCAGGTTTCAATGATGGCCCTGAAGAAGCATTCCAAACACATCCTTAGGGTCATAAATTACTTGCATACTGACGAGCCCTGTACAATTGACACTGATAAACCAATCATCGAGTTCTTCCAGAGGAGGGTTAATATATAAGACATTATTGACAGTTAAAAGTATATACAAGGGAATTAGTGAGTAGCATAATTTGCATAATCTCTAATATGCATTTGAATTGACACGTCGCTAATGTTTGCATATCTGCTATGCTGCTCCTTCTTTACTTTGAACATCGAGAGGTTAGTTACCAAATACAACATTATATTTACTAGTAAAATAGCATTTGCGTTGCACGTGTATGAACTGTGTTTCTTATATTATTTCTTGACCACCTATCTTACAATAtagttgtattattttttggagaaaggttattaatattattaaattatagagTATGTTGCATCGGTCCAATAAAAGTAACACATGATATttataaaagtaaaagaagCGAAACAGTGAGTTTTATAGCCCTTTTGTGTGATTCTGTCAATTGTTTCCAAAGACGTCATGCGCTATTATATTTCTTAGAGCACGATTTGCATTTATTGCCTTGTATATTGATGCGGGGGAAATAAACGCTACAACAGTCATATTTAAAATGCGTTTATGTACCAACGAAAGTGTTGATTGAATGGTAAGCAGCTTACTCCCGTAAGAAAGAGAATACAAGTTCGAATCTCGGAAAACGCACTTGTTGGGAGAaagaataacctttaatgtTCGATCTCCCGACTGAATTAGTTAGATCCCATTGGGCTCTGGATACTATGGTACAcaccgaaagaaaaaaaaacatttgtGTGCCTCTGACCCTTAAAGATGAGCTCATTCTGTAACAATTGTAAATTGAAGACCAATTTTTAATTAGAAGTTTAACTCCAATAATCCAAATGCAatcccaaaaagaaaatcattaaaGCTAGtcattctcttttttctcaGGCAATCACTATATGTAAGCTAATTATTCTCGTTTTTCTCAGGCAATCACTATGTGTAAGCTCATTATTCTCGTTTTTCTCAGGAAATCACTATATAGCAAAGTCTTTTGCTGGTGGTAATGCGATGAAATGTGGAGTTAAGTATGAAATAATTGAATTGGACTAATTTCCAGTGGATTTGTTTTCGGGAACAACATAAATATTTGTggtaatagaaaaataataaataacataaataTTTATGGTAATGCAAAAACAATAAACTATCAAATCAAATTGCCTAGGATCCTTGTAAAATTTGACGAGAATAATAATGAAACCAAGTGACTACAATCTCCCTCGAGCAGCAATGGTCTAAACTGCTCGTGTTCCTTGACCTGCATGGCCTTAGAGAGCTTCGTTGCCACCATCTTCGCCACATCTTCCGTCATAAATATTGGGGCCGAAGTCTAATGAGAGGTCTGTCTCATGCCAGGCACAACTCCACTTCCTCTTGGTTGCAGTGGGGGACTGATCGGATATGCAAATACGGGAACCGGCTCCGGGGGTACGTGTTCAGGATGGTGCTCCGACACCGACGCGTCCTCTTGGTGGTTCAGTCCTATTTCCCCTGCCAGCAGGTTCATCCGAGGTGCTTGGCCACTTAAATCGAACGCCTTTTGGCTATGATGGCATCCACAGCCTCCCTGAGCGGCGTAGGGAGCGCCTGGAGCAATACTTCGCATAGGTCCTCTGCGGTAGACGTTTGGTTATACGGGTGATCCACCTCCAACTCCAACTCTTGTTACGGTAGACGTTTGGTTATGCGTTtggttatttttttcttcctttttttatttattgaaagtcgaatataaaaataatattcggaataagtttattttaaaaattggattgtactttattataaaaaaataatttatttatttttaaaaatttaaattatttaaaatacatatataaaaaaataagtgaaaaCGAATCATAATCGTGAGAGTACGGAATTTGAATTATACTCATCCGAGATTCTTCGAAATCCTTCAACTttcataaacatatatatatatatattgagaaaaATAACTTCCCTCTTTCGTTAAATTTGGACTGTATTATGCCAGATTAAACTTTTGTCATATAATTCAAATCATAGAAAGTTAGATCCAGCTATAGACGGATTCACATCAAACAAAAGCATATAGAAGGAGTTTCACGAAaactctttaaaaaaattaaaatggatAACTTTTTGAAAGATAGAGGTATTCCTGCAGACGAACAACCAAGAAACTTACCCTAAAAATGGTTCGTGATCCTCAGGAACTTAAGAGTTATGTTTGATACTAAGAGCGTCAGCCGAACTTAATACGGCTGTTCAAAAAGAACCAAAAACCGAAATCGAATTGTCAAACCAAAGTGAATGGAACCGTTCAAACCGAACCACTAGAATCATTCTCTTTCAATTCGGTTCGATAGGGTATGAACGATTTGGTTCGTTTTCAAACTATGACCAACCAGTTAATTATGGTTAACCAAACTAAACaatttaagtaaaataaaaaaatatatatgttccttatcttttcttcttcttcagtcttcTCTTCGACATTCAACGTGCACAGTATAGTACACGCATATGTATAAATTatcaaatgataaatattGGTAAAGTTGTCAAATATGTATAAATTGTTGTTAAAAAgttcgaaaaaaaaagtatttaaaatcagaaaaatattttaatttggcATTTTTGGTTTGGTTCGGAAACCAAAATAACCGGTTTGAAATGTTTGGTTGTCAAATATTCAGTTCAGACCAGTATTCGAGTAACGAGACCAAATCATCTTTGTGATTTGGAGCAGTTCGGTTCGATTTCAAAACCGTATACAGAACCGCAGCATGAACACCCCTAGAACTGAGTGAGTTATGTCTTGACAAGCACTGATTTTCTAGGAGAACTCCGAGCTCGGATTTACATCTCATAGCATGCAACTTGACAGTCACTGAATTATTTGATCGATCATTACACTTGCAAAAGAACAGCCATTGACAGTCTTACCAGCCATGTCCTTTTGAACCTTGGcccaaaaacaaaacaaaaatgtcCACTTGAGCCGTCAATCCCTCATGCCATGAAAAAGGGACCGAGGAGGAGAGGACGACTGGTCCCCTCCCACCCCACTGCCCCCGGCAGCATCAGACCAGTAGCCATTTCCCGACCACAAAACCGCCATTCTTGGAAACCTCGACCACTCCAACACTTCACACAACGTGTGGATCCCCTTCGCTCCTCTCTGTCAGCCACCTTTCCACTCTTATTAACTCCTTCCCtccaacccccccccccccccccccccccccccgaccTTTTTCCCACAATGCTCGCCCGGTTCTTCTCCATAATTCGCCACAGCCTCGCCGTCTCCTCCAGTAACCGCCGCCATGTCCCTCACCATTAAGCTCCACAGCCACCCCCGCCACAGCCTGAACCACCCCGCCGCCCGCCTCTCGAGGCCTCCCAGTCTCAACCCCACCAAGATCCGACCCGGACCCATTTACCACGCCAACGCCCTCGCCCCGCTCGTGTACTCTCACCGCCCCAGGATGAGCTCCGACGGGGCGGCCCGGGGTCCAATTAAGAGCTCCCTGATCGACCCTGACGGTGGCGCACTCGTCGATCTAGTGGTGCCAGAGGCCGAGGCTGGCCCCAAGGCTGTGGAGGCCGAGTCGTTGCCCAAGGTGCGGCTGACGAGGATCGATCTCGAGTGGGTCCATGTGATCAGCGAGGGGTGGGCCAGCCCGCTGAAGGGGTTCATGCGGGAGAGGGAGTACCTGCAGAGCCTGCATTTCAATTGCTTGAGGATGGAGGACGGCTCCATCGTGAACATGTCCCTCCCCATTGTCTTGGCCATTGACGACGAGACGAAGGAGGCGATTGGGTCGTCCCCGAATGTGGCTATTCTCGGACCGGACGGCAACTCGGTCG
Above is a window of Punica granatum isolate Tunisia-2019 chromosome 7, ASM765513v2, whole genome shotgun sequence DNA encoding:
- the LOC116214492 gene encoding zinc finger MYM-type protein 1-like, which gives rise to MEASSVLLLTVTEVEAERELPKQAAQPDIGVQASGEVFVSEGYTNWKKKETFNELVGGPNSAHNKAWRRCEDLINQQQQIKFAFEKQSEPARKDYRLRLTASLDCIRFLLSQGLAFHGRNEAKESHNQSSFLQLLYFLASHNDAIKNVVLNNAPGNMKMISPDIQNDLIRACAMETTNVILHELGDEFFAILLDESRDVSVKEQMAVALRLVNSEGYVVERFLGIVHVSDTTASSLKVAIQLLFLKHNLSLSKVRGQGYDGASNMRREFNGLKPLIMQENSSAYYVHCFAHQLQLALVAVAKKKPQVATFSTR